From the Polyangiaceae bacterium genome, one window contains:
- a CDS encoding peptidoglycan DD-metalloendopeptidase family protein, whose product MKTRLILGSTVLMTLAMACGGQDPADGDVRSAPAGAGGSADESAGAAGSSGGPGTSSITGEGGKSSYLPGGPSGNGSACDRVRIVTSGAALNVRPEPSTSGTPVGTLPNGSIVDVTSKTSGESVNGNDTWYEIQTKEIQGYVSAAYATCVTSEQVKFYLPIRCGESASITQGNGGTKSHNPGKITEFAFDLGLPLDTPVVAMADGEVIHTYTQTVPGDRCYDANDDKTCYDSANLVVLRHADGTTTIYKHLNGVKVSVGDHVLQGKRIGRSGSTGYSTGPHLHFARQSDCGQANCQSMPMSFEDVAGGGVPEKGDTVTSGNCP is encoded by the coding sequence ATGAAAACACGATTGATTCTGGGGTCGACGGTTCTGATGACGCTCGCCATGGCATGCGGTGGACAAGATCCGGCAGACGGAGATGTTCGAAGTGCGCCTGCGGGTGCAGGTGGAAGCGCCGACGAGTCCGCCGGGGCGGCGGGGTCCAGCGGCGGCCCAGGCACGAGCTCGATCACCGGCGAAGGCGGGAAGTCCAGCTACCTCCCGGGCGGCCCATCGGGCAACGGGAGTGCCTGCGATCGCGTGCGCATCGTCACGAGCGGCGCGGCGTTGAATGTTCGTCCCGAACCCTCGACGTCCGGAACGCCGGTGGGAACCCTCCCCAATGGCAGTATCGTCGACGTGACGAGCAAGACCTCGGGCGAGTCGGTCAATGGCAACGACACCTGGTACGAGATTCAGACGAAAGAGATCCAGGGCTACGTATCCGCCGCCTACGCCACCTGCGTGACGAGCGAGCAAGTGAAGTTCTACTTGCCCATTCGTTGCGGCGAGTCTGCCAGCATTACTCAGGGAAACGGCGGTACCAAGAGCCACAATCCAGGGAAGATCACCGAGTTCGCTTTTGATCTCGGGCTACCCCTCGACACCCCCGTAGTGGCCATGGCGGACGGTGAGGTGATTCACACCTACACCCAGACCGTGCCGGGCGACCGCTGCTACGACGCGAACGACGACAAGACTTGCTACGACTCCGCAAACTTGGTCGTGTTGCGCCACGCGGACGGGACTACGACCATCTACAAGCATCTCAACGGCGTGAAGGTCTCGGTGGGGGACCATGTGTTGCAGGGCAAACGCATCGGGCGCTCCGGGTCTACGGGCTATTCCACGGGGCCCCACCTACACTTCGCTCGGCAGAGCGACTGCGGTCAGGCAAACTGCCAGTCCATGCCGATGAGCTTCGAGGACGTGGCGGGCGGCGGTGTTCCCGAAAAGGGCGACACGGTCACCAGCGGCAACTGCCCGTGA
- a CDS encoding sigma 54-interacting transcriptional regulator, whose product MTLGEQTADLSLVLGPAGIRAKLVVLDGAEEGIELPLNGALIVGADPAASIVLTDSTVSRRHAEFSLRAGRVLVRDLGSRNGTFLGSSRITEAELALGSVVRLGATSIGIYPGWMHREVQPGKATRFGELLGRSVRMREIFAILERVAPTDVTVLVEGESGTGKELVARSVHAASLRSERPLVVFDCAAVPRNLAESELFGHKRGAFSGAVADRAGAFHQAHGGTIFLDEIGELPLDLQPRLLRVLETGQVRRVGDDTMRQVDVRVIAATNRDLHAEVRRGAFRSDLLYRLEVVKVTMPPLRHRPEDLADIIEAMLAAKLAPGDSIAGESLRRLMAYSWPGNVRELRNVLERAVALAGPTPHFANLVFSLGPAAEGPAHIGQSYPGVASPVPYREARDQVLSSFDRAYVDALLARHRGNISRAAEAAGLSRKHLYAIVRRLEGATEDEE is encoded by the coding sequence ATGACGTTAGGGGAGCAGACTGCGGACCTCTCGCTCGTTTTGGGTCCGGCCGGCATCCGCGCGAAGCTGGTGGTGCTCGATGGTGCTGAAGAGGGGATCGAGCTTCCGCTGAATGGCGCGCTGATCGTTGGCGCCGATCCGGCCGCGAGCATCGTCTTGACGGACAGCACCGTCTCGCGTCGGCACGCGGAGTTCTCGCTTCGTGCTGGCCGGGTGCTGGTGCGAGATCTCGGGAGTCGCAACGGCACGTTCCTCGGTTCCTCGCGCATCACGGAGGCGGAGTTGGCTCTGGGTTCCGTAGTGCGACTCGGTGCAACCTCCATCGGCATCTACCCGGGTTGGATGCACCGCGAAGTCCAACCAGGCAAGGCCACGCGCTTCGGCGAGCTCTTGGGTCGCTCTGTGCGCATGCGCGAGATCTTCGCCATCCTGGAGCGCGTTGCCCCCACCGACGTCACTGTGCTGGTCGAGGGTGAAAGCGGAACGGGCAAGGAACTAGTTGCGCGCTCGGTGCATGCAGCTTCCCTGCGAAGTGAACGCCCGTTGGTCGTGTTCGACTGCGCCGCCGTGCCGCGAAATCTCGCCGAGAGCGAGCTATTCGGTCACAAGCGAGGCGCATTCTCCGGTGCGGTTGCGGATCGGGCTGGAGCCTTTCACCAGGCGCACGGTGGCACCATCTTCCTCGACGAAATCGGCGAGCTTCCGCTGGACCTCCAGCCGCGGCTGCTGCGCGTCCTCGAGACCGGTCAGGTCCGTCGCGTCGGCGACGACACGATGCGACAAGTCGACGTGCGAGTGATCGCGGCCACCAACCGTGACCTTCACGCAGAGGTGCGCCGTGGCGCTTTTCGAAGCGATCTGCTGTACCGTCTCGAGGTCGTGAAGGTCACCATGCCGCCGCTGCGGCACCGGCCGGAGGATCTGGCGGATATCATCGAGGCAATGCTCGCCGCCAAGCTGGCTCCGGGAGATTCCATCGCCGGAGAGTCGTTGCGCCGGCTCATGGCCTACAGTTGGCCCGGCAACGTCCGCGAGCTGAGAAACGTGCTCGAACGAGCCGTTGCCCTGGCGGGCCCGACGCCTCACTTTGCGAATCTGGTTTTCAGCTTGGGTCCGGCGGCCGAGGGGCCCGCACACATTGGCCAATCCTATCCCGGCGTCGCTTCGCCGGTTCCCTATCGCGAAGCGCGAGATCAAGTATTGAGCAGCTTCGATCGTGCGTACGTCGACGCGTTGCTTGCACGCCACCGTGGCAACATTTCGCGAGCAGCAGAAGCGGCGGGGCTCAGTCGGAAGCACCTTTATGCCATCGTTCGTCGCCTCGAGGGGGCGACCGAAGACGAGGAATGA
- a CDS encoding protein kinase, producing MPDPVQRTKSAESPVASLVAPTSKRNGTTPLGLTPGTLLAGRYQISRLVGSGGFGTVHEASHVTTERRVAVKVPHPSVAREPLFRARFLREGRLAARVGGEHVPQILDAGIDADLDLPFLVMELLVGEGLDVSLRRAGRFGTDDTVLYLGQVASALERAHACGIVHRDLKPSNLFVTQSADGRPLVKVLDFGIARMVDAATIGPGQAIGTPLYMAPEQFTQRALTPAADVYALGMLAYKFLVGVHYYRGAPRQCGGFFRLAKLLAAGPPEPASIRAAALGVPLPKGFDAWFASAAHPDPARRPASPSRAVEALALALAEGERGAIAGPLRAKRWATLPSRQAASVPSVSRSESSFAQHGDSGPCTTPSHELSRRQVRADASSPDVSRSEVRTNSTTPDVSPYELRNAPTQDVSRSEVRTNPPVVSDVANAARPFRSLRRSLRVASWLVAASAAGAAAVAGLRGFVPSQHPVMVRAHLETRPPRHAPVLLFPLVTESNGEPSAPTPPTVSAPSATTANLARALDRAAQRSAPRLESRDPVLALEPRTPAPTPVEVVTEPNRGADSDAPAPVKQEDTWWR from the coding sequence AAGAGCGCAGAAAGCCCCGTGGCGTCACTCGTCGCGCCGACTTCCAAGCGAAACGGAACGACGCCATTGGGTTTGACGCCCGGTACCTTGCTGGCCGGTCGCTACCAGATCTCGCGACTGGTGGGCTCTGGTGGTTTCGGGACCGTGCATGAAGCCAGCCACGTGACGACCGAACGACGCGTTGCCGTCAAGGTGCCTCATCCCTCGGTGGCCCGCGAGCCACTCTTTCGAGCGCGTTTTCTGCGCGAAGGGCGCCTCGCTGCGAGAGTCGGTGGCGAGCACGTGCCCCAGATTCTGGACGCGGGAATCGACGCCGACCTCGACCTCCCGTTCTTGGTGATGGAGCTGCTGGTTGGCGAAGGCCTCGACGTCTCACTGCGCAGGGCGGGTCGCTTCGGTACCGACGACACCGTGCTCTACCTCGGGCAGGTGGCGAGTGCGTTGGAGCGAGCGCACGCCTGCGGCATCGTGCATCGCGACCTGAAGCCGAGCAACCTGTTCGTGACCCAGAGCGCGGATGGCCGACCGTTGGTCAAGGTTCTCGATTTCGGGATTGCCCGCATGGTGGACGCGGCAACGATCGGGCCGGGCCAAGCGATTGGTACACCGCTGTACATGGCCCCCGAGCAGTTCACGCAGCGTGCCCTGACACCCGCAGCCGACGTGTACGCGTTGGGAATGCTGGCCTACAAGTTTCTCGTCGGGGTTCACTACTATCGGGGTGCACCGCGACAGTGCGGCGGATTCTTCCGCCTGGCGAAGCTCCTGGCTGCGGGGCCGCCCGAGCCCGCCTCGATTCGCGCGGCGGCCCTCGGCGTTCCGCTGCCGAAAGGATTCGACGCTTGGTTCGCCAGCGCCGCCCACCCGGATCCCGCGCGCCGCCCAGCCTCGCCCTCGCGCGCCGTCGAAGCGTTGGCCCTCGCGCTGGCCGAGGGCGAGCGTGGAGCAATTGCCGGTCCGCTACGCGCCAAGCGCTGGGCCACGTTGCCATCTCGACAAGCGGCCTCGGTGCCATCGGTCTCGCGTTCCGAATCATCTTTCGCGCAACACGGCGACAGCGGACCCTGCACCACGCCTTCACACGAACTGAGCCGCCGCCAAGTCCGCGCCGATGCGTCTTCGCCTGATGTCAGTCGCAGCGAGGTCCGAACCAACTCGACTACGCCAGACGTCAGCCCCTACGAGCTTCGGAACGCACCGACGCAGGATGTCAGTCGCAGCGAGGTCCGAACCAACCCGCCCGTCGTGTCGGACGTCGCCAATGCGGCACGACCGTTTCGGAGTCTGCGGCGCTCGCTCCGAGTTGCTTCGTGGCTCGTCGCAGCGTCCGCCGCAGGTGCCGCTGCTGTTGCAGGTCTTCGAGGCTTCGTCCCGTCGCAGCACCCCGTCATGGTTCGAGCGCATCTCGAAACGCGGCCTCCCCGCCACGCTCCGGTCCTGTTGTTTCCTCTCGTGACGGAGAGTAACGGCGAGCCCAGCGCCCCGACGCCGCCGACGGTTTCCGCGCCGTCGGCCACGACGGCGAACTTGGCGCGAGCCCTCGATCGGGCGGCTCAGCGATCCGCGCCACGGCTCGAATCCCGCGACCCCGTGCTGGCCCTGGAGCCCCGGACGCCAGCCCCAACCCCCGTCGAAGTGGTGACCGAACCCAATCGCGGGGCAGACTCGGACGCTCCGGCGCCGGTGAAACAGGAGGACACCTGGTGGAGGTAG